In the Augochlora pura isolate Apur16 chromosome 7, APUR_v2.2.1, whole genome shotgun sequence genome, TTTGTGCGACGTTAAGAATTTACTGAGAGCTGTCCAGTTTTCACATCAAAAGGGTGGATTGCCCATTTATTGTGACGAAGCACTTGTTAGGCTGACTGAAAtgttattgcaaaatatgttGATTGtagttgaaatatttgaaacagtgactacaaaaacaacaaaaccatttattttattaaataataatagcatgAACAATACAAGGATTGAATGGTTGTGTGAGAACCCATATATTATGCGTTCACAGTCGATAGCTAATGACATTGTCGGATGCATATATGGATTCGTAGCGCTCAATGGGTTAATACAAAAGCTCCAAGCACTTTGAAAAGCTTCGAAATTCTTACCAGATAGCTTTCAGTTCCAGGCGTGCCAACGTGTCGAAGTTATGTGGATAGAATCGGCTGTATACACTATTTAGATAGATGCGATTATCGTGTGACGCCAGGCCTAGGAGCCCACAAGATCCATCAGCGCGAAGTGACGTGGAACGAGGCGAGAAAGCTCTGCATGGCGGAAGGAGGTATTACAAGATCTCAATTATATTTCGTTCGATGAGAATTGGcacaaaatataaacagcTGCGCGCAAGCGACGCGTGATTCGAATCAGAACTGTTAGTCAGATAGTCTACCGGCTACCCGGCTACAATCACAACACTGATCACGTGAACGTCCTGTTCGCATTTTGTGCCAGATCTGGTAAAACGTGTAGCTCACACGCGACAACAAGTAGGCTAGTTAGTAAGAGGGAGGACGTAAACATAAAGGTGACTTCTTGTCGCGCAAAGACTACAGTATAGTCCCAGGCTCGGAATTAACCAGCAAGCGACATTCAGATCGTGAGAGCTACGCCTTCTAACTCCCATCGAGCGTCTCGCTTCTCGTGACGATCAATTTCGGCACGCAGAAACTCAGGTGCGTATGTCTCTGTCGCTACTAACCTACAGTACAGGTACGTAGCTACTGTACGAAAAGAAACCAATCAAGAACGTAAATAGGAATATAAACAAAACTTTTAGAAATATCattattcagaatttaaaagttataaaattttcatttcggttCCCTGTATAACTGACATGATACAATAAACCGATTCATGTACAAATATTCCGGAAAAAGTATacatttacagtaaaaatattggcAGTTCGAAGCTTATGAAGCTCGTTATGCtcgtaaagaaatattttattaacaaatcatGTTCCCTCGGGCTTGCATATGGTATAGCAGTGCAATCATTCTTGAGGTGGGAACGAGTACTAACACGAACTGATCTTCGTCACCTTTAACTTTTGATACATCGAATAAAACTCTCCTGTTTTCGGGAAAGTGACACGTTATCTAGACTAAGAAACGACGGAAGTCGAGTTTAGACTCATCAATCACCCTGATCGTCCGCTCGTAATCGTACAGCATATTACGTATTTTTCTCATCTTCATATTCTATGATTAAAACAACCATTTTGAAGACAAaactaaacaattatttgtcCGATTTTCTCTGTGCGTGGGAAATAAATCAGGTGAATGCGAGACCTGCAACGAGATACGAGAGGCGTAGCCCTCGCGATTCTCGCGTTCCGTGCTGGTTAATTCCGAGTCCTGGTATAGTTCGTAAGAAAGGAAATCAAATGAAGGACATTTCCCTTACAGCGCACTTGGCCGTGTTAGATTCCGCAAAGAAAGGAAAGCAATTCATAGAGTGGATAGCTAAAGAGTCCATAGTAGCTATTTGGTTAGGCGTTCACGACTTATTCGAAGAGGGGTCGTGGACCACCGTGACTGGTCATTTTGCCGATACGTTGGACAATCATCAATGGGCTATAGGCGAGCCGAGCAATGCAAATAATAGACACTGTGGGGTTCTCTGGCACTATAGTAACGGAACTAGCAGCGAAAAGTGTGATGCCACCAAATCGTTCATCTGCGAAATCAATTTGTGCAGTGCTTTAAAACCCCTTACTGTATCGAATGAAAAGATAGTCAAACTGAATAAGTAATTTGTCTTTCAAGCATGATTCGTATAAGTTAGCTGCTTCAGTTTCCTTATCCCTGGATTAACACCTTTACGCCAGCGTGCATCATTGGTGCATCCGTTTAGGCATCaatttatacagggtgtctcaccTAACTCAATCATCTAAAAAATCTTGCTTGATTCTTACGATAGAAAAAAATACCATAGACAAATTGTTACGTCCTACTCCACCACTGTAATTCTAatgagatttattattattgctattattactcttactattactattattattacatcatccatcattgttaatattacattataaactAACCTCATTCCGCTATCATCACATATTATTGTACGCGAAGGTCatctctttttatctttctatGGAGAATCCAAAAATCGTCTGAAAACTATGATGTTACCCTTGACGCATCCTGTACATCTGCCGCATTCTCAACCACTGTCCTTGCCGCAATCATACCTGAATCATTGACTCACCATGCCATCTACAAAGCTCTGCCAAcctctacaattttttaatctccACCGGTTTTAcgatactttataattttctaaatcctCTTCCCGTAAAGCCGCGTCAACTTTCTCTAATAAAAGCAGAGattcaaaaattttctaccGGTCAATTCCCTCGAAAACGTACGCCTAGCTACAGCCGCCACGAAGTGTATGTTAACATGtctaaaaaatgcaattttctgttttaaattagGAATTTAGtacgtattttaattattatagtacaaacTAGTATGTATAAACAAAGATAACAgagtttataataatgacaaaaaaaaatgaaataactttttcgtCGGTTGCGGTAGGTATGTTGCCAGCATTGAAATTTCGTAATTgagtatatttataacaatcaaATAATGTAACTAATATGAAGTTTGATTCCTTTTTGTTTTTCATGACCTCTTCAAAGTCTTCTAGGCATACtttctaacaatttatttataacattttcgtCAATAGTATTTCAAGCTTTCAATAGTGCTTGTTTAAAAACTGATTTATTCTTCCGAAATTGCTCACTGTTTCTCCACGTTTACGCGAATGTACATCGAGTTCACGCAGTTCCCAATCACTTCTTCCGAAGTGATGGGgatagtaattaattacgttGTACAACACTTAGTATTACAATGAATGGACGCTAACTGTTAGGGTACGTACAGGTACGCAGGTAGTATCTGAACCCAATATTCAGTGAAGGTGTTTAAAGTTGTATGTAATTAGAAAGTGCTGtgtaagaagaaaaatacatGTAACTGTAATCAAACTGTACTCAACGTCGCTTCGCTAGTAATAAACGAATTTGTGTTTATAAGAGGGCTTGACTAATTTGTGACAGCTCGCCAGAAATCCTCggtttttcaataattgttcCTTTACGTGACAAACTTACGTCGAAACTATCGGGTCTTCAGCAACCCCTACCAGATGTGGCCATGAACAGAGACTCTGGAGGTAATGAACCTgagaattcccagatttttaCTGTCCCCTCTCCTTGACCATTTCTCTGGAAATCATCggtcttaatattatttaagcaaCCAATGAAAAACTGACTCCACCCATACCATTCGCATAGGAAGGCGTATTCGGAAGATGAGGAGCGTACCTTCAATCACTTcacactttgcactcggtgaCTTCTCATCTCGTCCGACAaccgacattttgtacatagttgcTGTAATTGTGATAGTTGttcgttttttattattaaagccTTGTTAAACACGGCACCCTCGTTCCATCGCAGTTCATCCCCAACTACATCCTCagcatattaatttatcgcgaggtaggcGTGTTATTTAATCGTCGCAGCATATAGCCGACGCTGTAACGTACCACTTAACACTGAAAAGATGTGAATGGCGAAAGTAGTATGTATAGCTGACACTCACATGAAGTCTCGCGGaacaaaaacataaaatcCAAATATTTCCGCGTTTTTCTGCTCCACGAAAATCACGTACGAAATTGTACTGTTATTTCAGACTGTTGGTTGGaatctctaaaaaaaaaaattgttcagatttttatagtgtaacaaacaacaaattaaaaactatttcaacCTCATGATATTTTCTGCCGTTTCTGAGATATGTTAACTggaagttgaaaataattgagcgTCGcctaaataattatcgatattcTCTTAGTTACTATTATAACACGTGGACTGAGGAGCATAACTCTGTAACACCATCCCTATTATTGAGTACTTTAGACTTCTGAATGCAAAAAATTCGACTATATGAGGTGAAAATTATCATAGCTCCTACACAGAACAAGAAACAGACGAAGTTCTGATTTTCAGTTGTTCCATTATTATAACACCATCGTTATTATGCCAAGTTCAGTACGTCGAGATTTATGATCTAATCTACCATATGTGTTGTAATAAATCGTATTCTTTACAAATTaacacttaaattcaatttatacaattgttaTTGCTGATGGTAATAATTCCTCGCAGTAAATACTAAACCGAGGAAGAAAAAACTAAAACTTCAGCGTACCTAGGGGTAGATATTGGTGCGTGAAATCATggtaaaagtaaatataattagaagaaatataattagagTCCTCGTACCGAACGGATAATTATAAGAACAGACGGTAATTCGTTAATAAGctgcataaaattaaaaatgttttaaatctcGATGTTTCCCGATGGACAGTTCTAATAGAGAATTGTGGAAAACTgcaaaactaaaataatttttctggcttttaacgtttccattttacataacaaaaattcattctatgcatataaaattaaatctcgtgactcatataacagttacactttcaacaattgttttaaatctaagctttggcgatatctataaaaataatattgtaacgattgttgcaacaattttaatggcgtcgCAAAGTCGCAACTCAATTACAAAAGGTTAACGGCAATTCCTTGTGTTTCAAATAACGTCAACTATCTCGGTTACATTTTCATAGCAGCAGATAAAAACCATTTCGATCTCGAATAAGTTTTGATCATTTCTCACGTAACATTCACTCAGTTACTCACCGTTTCGTAGCGGTATGTATACCGTGTAACTCGCGAGTTAGCCAAATGAAACATGATCGAAGCGCGATACCCGCCGTTGCTACCTTCGCAAGCTATTCACCGATTCTCTAGAACAATTTCAGACGACCCCCATCTGCGCACATCGCGCGAAACTTTTCTCCGTCCACCAGAGATCGTTGAAAGCGTACCGTCCGAcggttgtttaataaaaatcccaTGAAGTTCGAACCGTTTAACAAGCGAAGTACAGAGCCGGACACaccgtttattaaaaatcccACGAAGTTCAAATTGCTTAAGTTCACCGTGCGCGTCCGTTAATGCCGCGCAACGTCTAATTTACAAAGGCAGCGGAACGCGTCCAGCCCTAATGAATtattcgccgccgccgccgccgccgccgccgcccccccgAGCAGCTCGACGAAATTGATGGGTAAAGGATTAGCCGAGCACCGATCGATCCGCTTGTAATCAAGGACGTAGTCCGACGGCGATAACGGTGGTTACGCGAATTAGgtccattttaaaaaagttcgCCGATGGGGCTCCATCGATTCCGATAAAATTGTTCCGGACAGGTTGAACGATGCCGAAGGAGTTGCCGTTGTACCAGGAGTACGTTAACTTCGTGAAAAGAAACCTTCTCATGTGCGGCTTGTACCCATACGAACGGGGCATCGTCAGCAGGTATCTACCGTTCTTTTGGATGCTGGGATACTGCCTAGATTTCTGCGCTATGATCAACTTTATCCGGGTACACATCACCGAGATCAGTGCGATCACCGCGTGTCTAAGCCTGCTCAGCGGTATTGTCAACATGACGATAAGGGTACGTTTGTTAGCGCGCTTGTCTAGTTTTTGTTTACCGACACCGAGCCATTTCCACGCAATGTTTAGTTCACGCGGGCCGAAAACCACGttgtttaacactttgactccggcgccgatattcacggTTTTATCTGGTGAGGCGgtgacgaaatgaaacaaaattaaatgagtactttaaatatatgataACGAATTTTGGTGTGTTTAGTATAGAacatctgtttataatgttgagGTGAAACAACGTAAACCTATTCTGTACTATCTGTTTTGGAAAATACAAGCAATATAAGTGAACCACCGACGTTGCACGTCGGTGTCAACGCGTTACTCTGTGGTATTTACAGAATATTTGACACACTAAGCTCATTGTACACCCTCTGTAAGGCTTTACCATTTTAATCAGTGCCGGAATGGTTAATCACTtgacaaacaaatattttgcactcgaagctactGTAACTCGATAGTTGAGACGATTTTTCTAAACCGCGGTAACGTTTACATTTTCTACgct is a window encoding:
- the LOC144472581 gene encoding hemolymph lipopolysaccharide-binding protein-like, giving the protein MQKFPLRFLAFTIAAIFVAKFSSGQPTDCTKNNAIGIGVPGVPTCRSYVDRIGCIHYLDRCDYRVTPGLGAHKIHQREVTWNEARKLCMAEGAHLAVLDSAKKGKQFIEWIAKESIVAIWLGVHDLFEEGSWTTVTGHFADTLDNHQWAIGEPSNANNRHCGVLWHYSNGTSSEKCDATKSFICEINLCSALKPLTVSNEKIVKLNK